In Gopherus evgoodei ecotype Sinaloan lineage chromosome 16, rGopEvg1_v1.p, whole genome shotgun sequence, the DNA window TGTGCCAGTAATTCTACCTCTTATCAGCAGAAAAAAGCAAGAGACCAGGGAGCACAAGGCAATGCCTACAGGAATGCCAGGCTCTTCGATATCTGGTTGTGTTTGTATCTGAGGTCACTTTTCAAAGGAAAGTTGAAAGCATGCATGGCATTTGTGCAGAGCATATCAAATTAAATCGCTCCTGTCTCATTTATCCCTACAATATCCAGGTACTAATCAGTCACCTCTCCTATTGGGGTCAAAATTCCCTGGCAGATGAAATCCCTTGTCCTCTCAAGGTAGTTATCCTAAAACTGCGAGAGGGCTTTTGTCCCACAGATCCTGTCACATGTTTGTATTGACTAGAGCCCTGGGGGTGATGGAAAGTCCATTTCATGAAGGCTTTCACAATTTTCACATTTAACTTAATTCCTATAGAAATAAACCATGAAATTTCTACTTTCTCCATCAAAGACAATTCTAGGAAAAAATCCATTTGGAGTCAatcaaactgtttaaaaaaatcaaaaagggaCATTTTGACATTGTCCAAACTTCCCCTCCAAAAAACCATTTGGGTGAAATTGACACTTTCACGAAGTGTTCCACCTTTGAAACTGCATTCTCCAACAGAAAAGCCTTTCTACGTTGTTCGACCAGCTCTAGTATTTACCTTGTGTGTTTGCACTGGGAGAATCTCCATCTCTCCTTGCACATGGAACACAGTGTAAGCACATAGTGATTGCTATATCTCTGGGGAGAATCCCTGACTGATAGATGAGATGGGAAGGGATAGGAgagatggggggcaggcagggacatgTGCAGTGAGGGAGGAATGTCAGTCTGAAGGCCACATGTGAGTAAGTGTTTCAGAAAAATGATCATCTGCAGGCTCTTCCTCTTCACTCCATCACATGTTCTGAGCTAATAAACTCACAGGCCTCGTTTCTGTATATTCTGCGGCATGTGCGTTATTAGCTTAGGATACAGTTGTGTTAACAGGAAGCTcccttacattatttttattcttacTGAGCTGTGCCCTCTGTCACCTCATCCTGCTCTCCAGATACTTATAAATCACAGTGATCTGATTGGCTGCAGTCCTCAAAATGTCCCATCCCCATGTCCACAGAAAATATAATACCCTCCCTGCCTATCACCTAACTTCACCCTCGTCTGACCCTGTCCCTTGCACCTCCTTTCTGCCTGTCTTGGATCTTCATGTGGTGCCTATCGCACCGTGGTATGTtagctccccctacccccacaagAGAGAGTTCGTCTTCCCTCCCATTTCCCACTAAGAGTAATAATGGCTTGGTAtgaattactttgtatttattatCTGGGTTTAAGTGAGGGAAAGGCAAGAAGGGTGCCATTGGTAAAGGCAGCTTTATTTATTGGGATGGCAGATTCTGAAGGTGGTAACCAACCAGAGCAATGGTTGAAACAATGTAATGACCCCATAGTCGCGCATTCAGTGCGGAGCTCTGCATAACTGAGAAATGCAGTTGCGGGTGAGTGTCTGTGCTGCACCCCTGCACTCTCAGTGGCAGGGGCTCTTCGGCATACAGTTGAACGAATTAACTGCATAATCAGTGGCACATAGCACGGCTTGTATCCCTTCCCCAGTTGGACTGAGGAATCTGGCGTGACTTTGGATTGTCGAGTACAGTATAACTGTGTCCCTAGTAGTAGCGTATTGCCCTGAAGCATGTGGGATCTGATATAACGGCACATTGGACGCATTTGTTGCCGTGCAGAAATCCAGTTTAACTTTCATAACATTTGTAGTAAATGTCTAATCTCTTTCCACTCCGAATGAGGAGTCCATTGGTCCCTCCTGCGTACGTGACTGAAGTCCAGGAACATGCTGCTAGCCCTAAGGAATGAGAGCAGGGGCTTGTTGGCACTTCAGTGATTCTGGAGGCTAAAAGGGTAATTAGAGAAGATTATAGCTACGCAATGGGAGGAAGTGATTAGAATGTAAATTGGAGGCTGAGATGCAGCACTAGAACGGCAGAACACAAGGCAAAGGAATTTGTTCTGTAATTACACAGTACAATATCCAGCTTTCACTCCCTTTAGGGTACTTTGTTCAGGTCGAGTGCTACCATATAATGCCTTTTCTGCAATCTAGTGCTAAAAGATAAAAAGGACAGCTAGGCTGAACCTGGATTAAAGGATTGGAGGCATGAAGAGAAATTAAAGAACCATGATCTATATAGTTCACAACCTGACTGATAAGGAGGATGAAACTGAAATGCACAAATCTTATTAACTCCTCATTGAACGCCAGCGGATAATTGCACATAATAAATCCTCTAGTATTATGAAATAGATAAAGGAAATACAGTTTTTCCCCTACCAAGACCAGAAGAAGGCTGACACGTGAATGGGCCTTAATGGAACAAAGTTAATAGCAGGTATGAGGCATATCTCCTTAACCTACCAGTACGTGTGCAGAGTTAATGCCATTTCTGATGTTTGCTGTGGAGCAGTTAGAATAGACAAACTTTGGGAAGAACCAGTCGTTTCTGATTCCTAGTTTATCATGTGGGGATGCCTGTTTCTACTTTCTCCCCAACCCTCTCTAGGGACCTGATGTATTAGTAGCGTTTCCTCCAGCTGATTGCTGTCTTGGAGCATGGCACTGGGCCCTGCAAACACTTAGCAGTCTATTCTGGACACACCATGTAAAGCTTTGCATCCCTCAGACATGTCAAGAGGCCCATGACATGCCCACACAAACATGACATGCCCTGTTATACTTGATCTTCTGCTGCAGAATAGCAGCTTAGTTAGCCAGGTTGTGTTCTGGTTCCATGCATTTCCTGTATCGCCTTTAAATGACTTCCGGTGGGATGTTGGTCCAGTATGTTGCCAATGCAGCACCCAAACAAGGTGTCTCTCTCCCAGCTTCCAAATTCAAAACCTCTTTTTCTGTCAGGCTGCTCCTTCTCCCATTAGCTCACTGCAGGCTTGCGATTGGTCCAGTGGACTGCTTGTCCAGATCAACCCATGCAGAAGCCTCCCTGTTGGCCACAGCAGAGGTTTTTAGTTCCATCGGTCCCTGACTCCAAGCATACTGCTGTAGGTCATGCCTCCTTGGTATGGCTTCTGTCCCCCTCTCACATTGGTTGGCCCACCTAGAGATTGATGAGCCAGCCGGCTACACAGTCACATGAGGCTCTCTTTGCTCATGCAGTAGCCTGTGCATTAatatccagaggtcccaggttagCTCCCTACTGCTGATGACCCACCCAGCGGCATGGTGTTACACTGTGGCAGCCATCTTAGCTGTAATCCTTTGGGTAGGGACTCAGACAGGGTCTACAGGAGCTGGGAAACCCAAGCGGAAATTACATGAGGATTGGTTGTTTTCAAGCCTTATGATAATATTGTTCTCTACTTGTTCTCTACTGTGGGTAGTATATCTATTAAATGCAACAGAAAATGTAATAAACTGGTGTCATACTAATTAAGGAAAACAAAAGTAAATGTTAAGTAGTAAATGGAGATTGTTTCCCCTTTTCTGTTCTGCTCTCTTTATCCTGCTGTCTTCTGGAGAGTCAGCATTTCTTGTAGCCCCACAATCCATCCTGGCACATGGCCGGCattgtgtgtgtctctcccttAATATCGTGGGGAAATGCTCTTCTTACACCTCTGATTAACTCCTTCTTGTTTATGCCCCACAGCTGACAATGAGAACAATATTGCCTCTAACCAACCCAGATCACCTCTGACTGTTGTGGAAGAAAAATGGAAACCACAGCTCCAAAGAAACAATGCCAATAATAGTATGTAGCCACGTTTTCTCATTACATTTCCCTGTAGGCCTTGGACTAATGGCTCTGTACCTGGGGGGGTCACAGCAATGGTTCAGGCAGGGTGAAGCCCATGTCCCGCACCTGTCGGGAGTACTTCTCTCATGTATTTTTTCTCAGCTAGTCACACCAGATCTCAGGTGCCATTAGCACCCTATAAACTATTGTACTCATTCCCACTAAAGCGCCTTTGAAATCTGTGTAGAGGCTATCTGGAAACTCCAGGGAGGTGACAGAAATGTAGTCATGGTAGGGAAAAAGGCTGAGAGAGAGCTCCTGTCTCCGAACTCATTAACAAGACTAGCCTTGCTGGGAGTTGTAACTTCTGGTCTGAATTTGGATTTCCTTGCCATAGGGAAAGAGATCATTGCCCTACGCATCACCAGAAAGTTACTGGCAGCCAACAAGGTTCTAGCTCAACCATTGATTTGCTCctggactttgggcaagtcacatgatcTTGTGTTTCAGTCACAAACCATGTGGGAAATgggggtattttttaaaaaaataaaagcagcagtgATACAATACCTCAGCTGAGCTTCCCTGCGGAAGCAAGATGCATTAAAACCCTAATATTTTGCATCCTGTGATATGTCCAAAAATGGCAGAAACAATAAAGCCCAGCAGCCGTCACAAAAACTAGActagagctggggaaggagaaagaaaaccTTAAACTGTACAGGCCTGAACACCAGAATATTTGACCAAAAAAACCAGACGACTTGTGCATACAAAACTGAGGTAGATGCAGCTcttattaaaataatgtaatgcTAATGTGAGTCCTGAATTCTAAATAGAAGAAGAATGGAAAGGCCAACCTAGCACACTAAGACATACCAGGTGAATCGAAGATCTAACTGCTAACCCTGATGCACTGTAAACCAGTACCATCCTTGATTATAACTTAGTTAGACAACTCCTAAATCAGTGCCACAGAGAGTTCTCTGGGGAGGGACAAAGGACAGCTGCCCAAGCCCATGATGACAGTGAATCCTGCATAATCCACTTTTGCTGTGCTTCTGTTACCGAATCATGGAAAACACACTGAtaagctcctctctgctgtaagcAAGAGAAAAAGTCCATCATTGGATCAGCAGGGACAGCCTGAATCTAGAAGCACTTTGGTATAGAGGCCCACTGGAAATCCTAGGTTCAGGAATAGATCGGTACCTGCCATACTCTGGGCAAGTGCTTCCTGGTTGGGTCACTCGCAGAGGAGAAATTCTGGCCTTGTTGTTCCTGTTCCTTGGACAGAAAGAATGATCCTGACAAGTTTGtttcttctttctgtttttctgcAGCATCTGCAAGTGGTTCAGTAGCAAACAGTGCAATCCCGGAGAAGGAACGGCAGAACattgctgaaaggctgctgcggGTGATGTGCACCGACCTGGGAGCTTTGAGTGTGGTGAACGGGAAGGAATTCATCAAGCTGGCACAGACCTTGGTGGATAGTGGTGCTCGCTACGGTGCTTTCTCTGTCACAGAAATCCTTGGCAACTTCAACACACTGGCGCTGAAGCATTTGCCTCGGATGTACAACCAAGTGAAAGTGAAAGTCACCTGTGCCCTGGGCAGCAATGCCTGCCTAGGCATAGGTGTCACTTGCCATTCTCAGAGCGTTGGCCCTGATTCCTGCTACATCCTGACAGCTTATCAGGTTGAAGGCAACCACATCAAGAGTTATGTCCTGGGAATTAAGGGGGTGGACATCCGAGATAATGGTGATTTTATCCACCACTGGGTGCAGAACGTGATGTCTGAGTTTGTGATGTCGGAAATCAGGACAGTGTACGTCACAGACTGCAAAGTCAACTCCTCTGCGTTCTCCAAGGCAGGCATGTGCTTGCGTTGTTCGGCCTGTGCCTTGAACTCAGTCGTGCAGAGTGTCTTGAGTAAGCGAACACTACAGGCTCGCAACATGCATGAAGTCATCGAGCTCCTGAATGTCTGTGAAGATTTGGCAGGATCCACGGGCCTCTCAAAAGAGACCTTTGGCTCTCTGGAGGAGACATCTCCCCCACCGTGCTGGAACTCAGTGACTGACTCCCTCCTGCTTGTCCATGAGCGTTATGAGCAGATATGTGAGTTCTACAGCAGAGCCAAGAAGATGAACCTCATCCAAAACCTGAACAAGCATCTTCTCAGCAACCTGGCAGCCATTTTGGCCCCAGTGAAACAAGCAGTTATTGAACTGAGCAATGAGAGCCGGCCCACCCTGCAGCTGGTACTGCCCACCTATGTGAAACTGGAGAAACTGTTCACTTCCAAAGCCAATGACGCTGGCATAGTCAGCAAGCTTTGCCACCTCTTCCTAGAGGCACTGAAGGAGAACTTCAAAGTTCACTCTGCACACAAAGTAGCCATGATCTTGGACCCTCAGCAGAAGCTGCGGCCAGTCCCACCATACCAGCATGAAGAGATCATTGGCAAGGTCTGTGAATTGATCAATGAAGTGAAAGAGTCCTGGGCAGAAGAACCAGAATTTGAACCTTCTACGAAGAAACCACGGGCAGCAGGTGAGGCCCCGCCAGCTCAGGAAGAAGAGCAGTTTGGGAAAAATGAAGTCTACGATTATTTGCAAGAACCCCTCTTCCAGGCCACCCCTGATCTATTTCAGTACTGGTCGTGTGTTACCCAAAAGCATACGAAACTAGCCAAGTTGGCCTTTTGGCTCTTAGCAGTACCTGCTGTCGGTGCCAGAAGCGAATGTGTAAATATGTGTGAGCAGGCCCTCTTAATCAAAAGGAGGCGGCTGCTCAGTCCAGAAGACATGAACAAACTCATGTTTTTGAAGTCCAACATGCTTTAAAactatcttttaattaaaaaaaaattaaaacactgtTCCAAACAAAGAAAAGAATTTAAGTTCTAAACACTGTGGACCTCATTATGAAAGCCCCTGGAAACCAAGTgcttatatatgtgtgtgtatgattttatatatatatatgtgtatttatatatgtgtgtgtgtgtgtatacacacacacacacatatatataaaatataataaaaaaataagtttcaGAGGGAAGCCGAGCACGTATCAGacacagccctctgccaggaACGTGCTCCTTTCTGTTAGCTAGCATGTGGACTTGACAGACTTTCTAATGTTTTCAAGTGGGCACACCAATGGGAGGCTGACATTCTAAAATCTTCAGGCAGCTGTGATCTAAAGTGACTTGAAGTTTCTTTTAtttctcctccaccaccaccccctcctCTTGTCCCCTGGGCCACTTTGCCATGGATAATCAAATAACATTGACTAGACCGGTTCTCCACTGGGCTTTGCTCCTCTGAAGAACTGTACACCTTGAGGGCATTCGTTTGTAGCCTTCTTAACATACGTTGCGTGTTATGAAGGCCGCTGTGTTTTACAAGCACTAGTATCTCTAGAAATCAGGAAGGGAGACTTTAAGGAAACacatttttttgcattttaatataagaaaaaaaattatactcTTCTGTCTCCACTCCCATTTTTGAGTTTAATGTTTTAGCTAGTGATTTTACTTTTTCGAGTTTGATTTAGAACTGAAAGAAATGATTATGGCAAAAAGTGTCTGTAACTGTTACGttttatagaatttttttttataagatcAACTTTTTTCTGAAGTCCCACTGTAAACTAGCTCATCTCACCTGTGCATcttctatagcagtggttcttaaacttgtTCATAGAGTAGAACCAATCTTCACGGAGGGATAGTCATGTCAATACTTCCTGTCCCATTGAGGACCAACAACATCCCTGTGGGAACTGCTGCAATTGCTTAAATGGAGAAGTAACATTAgcaaagtaatttatttttagtGTCTTTCAATACACTTTAACAGCTAGCCTGGTATGACTGGACAGGTTTCTGtggaccaccagcaagtgatccacAGGCCACCAGTGGTCCACAGGcttcagtttgagaacctctgctataCAACATTTTTGTAAGCCTTCCCCATACACGTGTCAAAACAATCTTCAGATGGTCAAGAACAAACCAAGGTGTATGATATATCAGGGGAGCAGAGGTcatcagttttcaaaatgtaGGGTTTGAAGGAAGCTAAGATAAGCATAGGGGCTTCTGAATGTATGTACTCCCACTTGAGTGCAGGGTACCTTCTCGCGTTATTCTGAACAGTTTCCTCTGCTAGCACGAATGTCTTTTAAATACCTATAGTGCTTTACACTACTTGCTACACTGCTAAATCATTCTGGCTGGTAAGGTCCTGTCACCTTAAAACTTCATGTTCACTGGCTCGTCAGACATATAGCCCATTACCACTTGCAGTATAGCAGATTGTTATAAAACCCAAGTATCATGAGTCATTTCTGCTGGCAGCCCAGGCAAGCTCTCTAAtggtatgtctgtactgcaaaaaaaacctcagctgacttgggctcgcagaGCTTGCGCTACAGggttaaaaataacagtgtagatgttccactttgggctggagcccagactctgagacCTCCTCCACTCGCGGAGGCtgtaagcccaggctccagtccaagcaggaacatctacactactatttttagtccCGAGGTGTGAACCCGAGTCAGTTGACCGGGCTGTGAAATTCACTACTGCTGgagtttttttgcagtgtagacaaatcctGAATGTCTGCACACAAAGTTGAGTGGTGTCACACCTGACCTCTTAGATCTGGTGTTCTTGGACAAACTGAATTCACCAAAGGGATTTGGATCCCAGTGGCAAAATTAAGTAAATTCCTTTCTTGATGCATCCTCTCACACTTCAAGCAGTTTGCTCCCTAGTTGGAATCACTGGTGACGAGACCGATCTTACAGATTTATGTGCCCAGATGAGTCTCTAGAGCAGTTTAGTTGGTAACATTATCAACTCTGAACTAAAAGGTTGTGGGTTGAAGTTCGTGAGCAGGATGTGGGTCTGTGCTGCATGCTGACAATGTACTGCTGGGGACAAAGGAGGCTGCTGCACACTCAGAGGTACCATCCACTGAACAGACATTAAGCCAAGATTCCTTCTGCCCATCTCTGTTGCGGTGACAATTAAAGATCCCAAGACACTTGTTAGAAATGGAGGATAAAGCCCAGAGTCCTGGCCAATAAATCTCTCTCCTAGTGGAACAAGTTCTAATGCCCCATGTGAGCACACATCGGTTGCTGTTTGCTTGCAGTCACTTGCACTCCCAGTATCTAACACTTCCCCTCCAGACACCTAGATTATGAAAGGCACTGAATGAGGTTCTCTGTGGCCTGTATTGCTCAGAGCTGGGAGACAATAGTGACCCCTACTTGTTCCAGGCACatctaaggacagccctgggtaTGCAGATATCTTTCCCAACCGATCTCTGCCCCTTCCCGGCTAGGGAGCAGCACCTCATGCAGACTGAATAGGCTGAAGATTGTGTTGGCTTCCTGCCCATGACGCCAGTGCAAAATCATCCATCTTCTAAATGCAATTGTAAGTGTGGTTGTGGAGGTCTTTATTCTAACAATGTTTCTAGTAAGCACAGCTCCAGTGCTGCAGAAATAATACCATTTAAAGAGAACACTCAAGAGCAGGAGACACCCCAAAAATGTATCTTCTTGTGCGATGGACTTTGCAAACAGAGatgtttcttttttcctccagggcggattggcaggggccctggaggtttttcgccttcctctgcagcgtggggcacgggtcgcttgctggtggattctctgcagtttgaggtcttcaaaccagttttgaggatttcaataactcggtcctgggttaggggttgttataaaagtggatgggtagggttctgtggcctgccttgtgcaggaggtcagactagatgatcatattggtcccttctggtctatgagtctatgagcctctTTGTGGGATTTCTTTCCTCTTCAGAACAAGGGTTTTGCTGTTTATTTCCTCCTATATGAGTGCTACCTGCTCATCCATTttgagcagccctacaataataAATCTGTTTGCACATGCAATGCAGGAGAAAAGTTTAATAAACAGAATTGAAATTTCAAGCTACTAAggagaaaaagagggagagaaacccTGCCTGTGAAACCTGAGAAACCTTTGTGATGTGCTTTAGTGACCACTGGGAGAAAATAGGGATGCTTACACAATAAAACCTTCACTAAGTTCAGAACCCAAAGCAGGAGCGGCTTTCCAGTCTTTTGCAAACAGTGTTGTGATGCACCTTGACAGTCAAAACTCCTGACAGGATTTTAGTTCATTCTCCTGGAGTCAGTACATTACATTACTTCTTAGTAAGTCCTTTCAAAGGAGCTGAAGGGAGTTAGACCagagaactcccattgaaattcaattcCAGTTCAGTGGGAGATGATCATCCGATTCCCCTACCTTTCCTTCAAAATCCCAACCTTAATCAAGAACACATTTGCTATTGGACAAGATTAGTAGTTTTGTGGGACAGGTGAGAGTTGTCCCAGCCTGGGGACAGTGTGATTGTTCTTCTCTCTTATATATCTGGAATGCACTGTGTGAACAGAGGGGACTTAGCAGAGAGTTGAAGCCCTGACGTAGTGAATGAGACAGAATTGCAACCATTTTGGCATCTACTTAATGTGCAGACTAGTGTTAACATCGGATCTGAGAATCAGTCTTGGAGCTTTCTTGGCGGAAGGGTCAGAGAGAGACGCTGACTAGACTTCTCTCCCTATCCGAACTGGGAATGCCTCCAACACAGTTACCGCCCTACTGCTGTGGATGTCAAACCTGTGACTGCAGTGGAGTCTGATAGGTAAGAACCTTGCCAGTATTTATAAACTCAGCCTGGCTTCTGGAGAAACCTAGCAGTCTAGAAATTCTATGAGCTTAGATGAAATTAACAATTACCCGTTCCCTACCAAGAGAATGGAAGAGTCCACAGCTTCTAATAAGGAGGATAAACATGTAACAGGCGGCAGGCACTTCACTTGCGAGCACCCATTAGTGCTTTGTGCTGCCCACAGGATGATAGTAGCCTATGATGAGCTGCGCCTCGACTGTCTCTGTCCACTTCTTATTTACTTCTGTCAGTTATAAGGAGAGAACGGTGTCAGCAGCACACAgatttcctttatttgcaaagggTTTTCTGATGATTCTCCTCCTTCCTGGCCCCAGTTACTCAGATAGTAGCTCATTCCAGACAGCGCAGATAATTTGCAAAGGTTTTGAATTCAGGAAATCTTTCCCATTGATTTACCAGGTTCTCTGTTTTGTTATTGCTGTTCGTTAAGTTTGGCTCTGTTGTCACGCTGTCCATAGAATCACTCTGAGCAGGCACTGCCTGCCCCACAATGGGAAGTGGTAGAGTAGGGAAGGGTATGGCCTCATGGTAAGGCTGTATGCGCAGTGTGGTTCCATTCCCTTTGAACTGGAAGCTCTTTTATCCAGCTGTTGGATGGAGCAGTCTGTGTTGGGAattttccccctgccacccttcctaATGAGGAGCACATCAAACTTCATATAAAGCTTCTGTGTTTGCTTAGTGCGGAAAAAAGTTATGCCTCCCCTCTATGCTCCCTCAAACCATTGAAACATTTTTGGAGATACTTCTGTGTCCTGCAACCTTAGCTTTTTGAATAGTTCCCACAAAGATCTGCTTTGGTGGCCAGTAAGCTGAGTGGAACATCCGGTTGCCGTAGAAGCAGTTTCGCTCTGCATTGTCAGTTACAGGCCCACTGATGTATGCTTAGGAAACTGCAAAACACTTTGCTTGCCTCATTCATTATTGATAAATTCTTCTGTGCATGAAACCGGAATCTCTGTTCTATGTGAACTAATCTGCTGCTGCTTATTCTGCATCTGACATCATATTCCTCTGTGCTGTGGAAACAATTATGATGTCAGAGAATtgtcacagaaggaaacaagcaCCAAGAGTAGATGAACTCTGAAGAAACAAAGTTCTTCTTGTCTTGTCCAAATATCCTTCTTAACAAAGGCGGAGAACTGAAAAAACAGGATATAAAGTCAGAATTTTTCTACGCAGAAAGTTCTATTTTTGTGAGTGCGCAGCAGCTGAGATGCCCATGGGACAGCACTAAACCTATAACCCTCtcctctgtctcagtttctctcGTTTTTTCCAACAATAGAACATGGTTATTGTCTAACAATATTCCACTCCACTAAGGTTATCTCTTGAATGGTTAGGAGCAAGTTGACTGGCTGATGTGATGGGTCCAGTGTCTTGTTGTTCTGTtgggtttcagctggagtgaaggATGTTAGCAAAGACTTGTCCATATGAGAAAATTTGCAACAGTTTAACTAAATAGAATTTAAATCAACTGAGTTAAAACAGCATTTTAGttaaacaaagagaagattaaggggtgacttacctacctgggaaacaaatatttaataatagactCATCAATCTAGAAGAGAAACAtctaaaatcaagattggatgcttttctagcagatctgctctaggaattattttggggaattgttatgcaggaggtcagattagatgctcacaacagtcccttctggccttagaatctatgaaaaattGGTGAAAATCCCTAATGTAgacatttaaaccaatttaagcaagtgttaaattggtttagcttgagtctgtaaGTTACAGAATTAAGCTAAACCAATGTAAGTATGAGTTAAACTGGTTTAAGCATCTATATTAGAGCTTTCTGCTAGTTTCACTAAATATATTTAGTGAACACTGATGCAGTTTTTCTCTTATAAAcaaagtcacattttaaaaagtgcctaaaGGTCAGATTTTTGAGAGTATGTAGGCACCTAATCCCCTTTCAAAATGTGTCCCATAGTGACTTAGgaccctaaatcacttttgaaaatgggatttaggcacttagggaTATAAGTCTTttggaaagtcaatgggaataaaATTCctgaatcccttttgaaaatgggactttggcgCTTCTAAAAATGTTGCCCAAGGCCTGAATTGCCATGTCAAAGCATCCTTCTGGAGTCTTAATGTTCCATATGGTGCCTCACAGTTTTGTGGTTCTCAAACCCTATAGAGTGGCTCTACACATCTTGTGCTTTCACACACTGTAGCAGTGCGGAGGGTTTTCTATAAGAAGTAGTATTTTTATTGACGGAGGAGTTCGTACCGCCTTAGCCAATCTGAAGCATACTGTAGAGTAGCCTGAATCTAACAATGGCTGAACTGTCATGGCAACATGACAGAGAGTACGGAGATGATAATAAAAAGACACTATACTGTACCTAAAAATACGTTCACTTCTGGACACCACAAAG includes these proteins:
- the ZNF618 gene encoding zinc finger protein 618 isoform X9, yielding MTEVKVKTEIPDDYIQEVIWQDDTKDSKKNIKDGPGDVPAEICVVIGGVRNQQTLDGKAVEHSSPVGYTRNRYSGTWIFDHALRYTSGSYECGICGKKYKYYNCFQTHVRAHRDTEAASGEGASQGNNFRYTCDICGKKYKYYSCFQEHRDLHAVDVFSVEGAPENRADPYDQTVIAADEVKEEEPEPFQKIGPKTGNYTCEFCGKQYKYYTPYQEHVALHAPIKHFGFSVQHLIEIHKTKFSRSPLFVAVKTQASQSGKKTPASIIRCSTLLHRSPSGIPPASQSQMFRAPNSGSPGSKATTAESAFSRRVEGKAQNNFEETNSSSQNSSETASPLISNPFPLLQKPYTCGACGIQFQFYNNLLEHMQSHAADNENNIASNQPRSPLTVVEEKWKPQLQRNNANNTSASGSVANSAIPEKERQNIAERLLRVMCTDLGALSVVNGKEFIKLAQTLVDSGARYGAFSVTEILGNFNTLALKHLPRMYNQVKVKVTCALGSNACLGIGVTCHSQSVGPDSCYILTAYQVEGNHIKSYVLGIKGVDIRDNGDFIHHWVQNVMSEFVMSEIRTVYVTDCKVNSSAFSKAGMCLRCSACALNSVVQSVLSKRTLQARNMHEVIELLNVCEDLAGSTGLSKETFGSLEETSPPPCWNSVTDSLLLVHERYEQICEFYSRAKKMNLIQNLNKHLLSNLAAILAPVKQAVIELSNESRPTLQLVLPTYVKLEKLFTSKANDAGIVSKLCHLFLEALKENFKVHSAHKVAMILDPQQKLRPVPPYQHEEIIGKVCELINEVKESWAEEPEFEPSTKKPRAAGEAPPAQEEEQFGKNEVYDYLQEPLFQATPDLFQYWSCVTQKHTKLAKLAFWLLAVPAVGARSECVNMCEQALLIKRRRLLSPEDMNKLMFLKSNML
- the ZNF618 gene encoding zinc finger protein 618 isoform X11 — protein: MSQPDSSAPEPAAAPGEQADESSSTGKRSSSSREHLKRSPKSPKVEGSDSVTSQSSPSEEPGTMTEVKVKTEIPDDYIQEVIWQDDTKDSKKNIKDGPGDVPAEICVVIGGVRNQQTLDGKAVEHSSPVGYTRNRYSGTWIFDHALRYTSGSYECGICGKKYKYYNCFQTHVRAHRDTEAASGEGASQGNNFRYTCDICGKKYKYYSCFQEHRDLHAVDVFSVEGAPENRADPYDQTVIAADEVKEEEPEPFQKIGPKTGNYTCEFCGKQYKYYTPYQEHVALHAPIKSAFSRRVEGKAQNNFEETNSSSQNSSETASPLISNPFPLLQKPYTCGACGIQFQFYNNLLEHMQSHAADNENNIASNQPRSPLTVVEEKWKPQLQRNNANNTSASGSVANSAIPEKERQNIAERLLRVMCTDLGALSVVNGKEFIKLAQTLVDSGARYGAFSVTEILGNFNTLALKHLPRMYNQVKVKVTCALGSNACLGIGVTCHSQSVGPDSCYILTAYQVEGNHIKSYVLGIKGVDIRDNGDFIHHWVQNVMSEFVMSEIRTVYVTDCKVNSSAFSKAGMCLRCSACALNSVVQSVLSKRTLQARNMHEVIELLNVCEDLAGSTGLSKETFGSLEETSPPPCWNSVTDSLLLVHERYEQICEFYSRAKKMNLIQNLNKHLLSNLAAILAPVKQAVIELSNESRPTLQLVLPTYVKLEKLFTSKANDAGIVSKLCHLFLEALKENFKVHSAHKVAMILDPQQKLRPVPPYQHEEIIGKVCELINEVKESWAEEPEFEPSTKKPRAAGEAPPAQEEEQFGKNEVYDYLQEPLFQATPDLFQYWSCVTQKHTKLAKLAFWLLAVPAVGARSECVNMCEQALLIKRRRLLSPEDMNKLMFLKSNML
- the ZNF618 gene encoding zinc finger protein 618 isoform X13 produces the protein MSQPDSSAPEPAAAPGEQADESSSTGKRSSSSREHLKRSPKSPKVEGSDSVTSQSSPSEEPGTMTEVKVKTEIPDDYIQEVIWQDDTKDSKKNIKDGPGDVPAEICVVIGGVRNQQTLDGKAVEHSSPVGYTRNRYSGTWIFDHALRYTSGSYECGICGKKYKYYNCFQTHVRAHRDTEAASGEGASQGNNFRYTCDICGKKYKYYSCFQEHRDLHAVDVFSVEGAPENRADPYDQTVIAADEVKEEEPEPFQKIGPKTGNYTCEFCGKQYKYYTPYQEHVALHAPIKTASPLISNPFPLLQKPYTCGACGIQFQFYNNLLEHMQSHAADNENNIASNQPRSPLTVVEEKWKPQLQRNNANNTSASGSVANSAIPEKERQNIAERLLRVMCTDLGALSVVNGKEFIKLAQTLVDSGARYGAFSVTEILGNFNTLALKHLPRMYNQVKVKVTCALGSNACLGIGVTCHSQSVGPDSCYILTAYQVEGNHIKSYVLGIKGVDIRDNGDFIHHWVQNVMSEFVMSEIRTVYVTDCKVNSSAFSKAGMCLRCSACALNSVVQSVLSKRTLQARNMHEVIELLNVCEDLAGSTGLSKETFGSLEETSPPPCWNSVTDSLLLVHERYEQICEFYSRAKKMNLIQNLNKHLLSNLAAILAPVKQAVIELSNESRPTLQLVLPTYVKLEKLFTSKANDAGIVSKLCHLFLEALKENFKVHSAHKVAMILDPQQKLRPVPPYQHEEIIGKVCELINEVKESWAEEPEFEPSTKKPRAAGEAPPAQEEEQFGKNEVYDYLQEPLFQATPDLFQYWSCVTQKHTKLAKLAFWLLAVPAVGARSECVNMCEQALLIKRRRLLSPEDMNKLMFLKSNML